The following proteins come from a genomic window of Aphelocoma coerulescens isolate FSJ_1873_10779 chromosome 18, UR_Acoe_1.0, whole genome shotgun sequence:
- the PECAM1 gene encoding platelet endothelial cell adhesion molecule isoform X9: MYLALLVIFLQCSELYAQGKVFTFNRVEIRVQPSVKVKNGAPMSIICHADISKNTDFQLKHNFTIFKDRKLVFMTVSDKEDARYEIPVAKSSDTGDYECTVKADGKLSFSNSIYVWVAGMTKPILTADKREVLEGEVVKLRCELPEEVPPLEFFFRKIKTNSAPKEKRVPERNQNFSEVEYYVEEGDNILQFDCFGKRQVRSGWESSQHSNKTLVTVKEPFIKPTLITGPSSNVTEGDQIEIECSTVVAQMRDIDIILQKNRTILNSVRDKKFLKYSTVATQEDSGEYLCKVEQGAVSKTTKLNVFVSELFPKPTLSASMTKLDESKDLILSCSINGFRRANFSIVRKGSHEDILLKNSRVLAMKVNVNDTGSYTCKAEIKGIVKESKPVRINVYAPVSKPTLSVVSGSPEVILGKPVQLICHSVMGTPPITFTFYKGDEVRKNVTNDTYAMFLDEDIGLNDNGGYKCDARNNHSSGVKTSNILNVTVIVPIRNASLGSVPYGEVEVGSDTAFLCSVKEGSWPIDFKFFKKTDHEVLLHEVREYSDRTIWHKKTMKRKDTGTYYCMASNRASMDVRSRPITIHVILAAWQKGVIAAFVLTAIAGAGAIALWWFLHKKKKAKGPSMEMSGSALAPNLTSEKLTRQPSDGNYYSGSGYIEDNENHMKSTDESKGPDLESAEVDYTEVEVSTLDPHRDSVENRHSIRKVFQSMGQ, encoded by the exons ATGTATCTTGCTCTTCTGGTGATTTTCTTGCAGT gttcaGAACTTTACGCTCAGGGGAAAG TTTTTACTTTCAACAGAGTTGAAATCAGGGTTCAGCCATCTGTCAAAGTGAAGAATGGAGCTCCGATGTCAATCATCTGCCATGCTGATATTAGCAAAAATACTGATTTCCAGCTGAAGCATAATTTTACAATTTTTAAGGATAGAAAGCTTGTGTTTATGACTGTATCAGACAAAGAAGATGCACGGTATGAAATACCAGTGGCCAAATCTTCAGATACAGGAGACTATGAATGTACTGTGAAAGCAGATGGAAAGTTGAGTTTCAGTAACTCCATCTACGTTTGGGTAGCAG GAATGACCAAGCCAATCCTGACTGCTGACAAAAGAGAAGTTTTAGAGGGTGAAGTTGTGAAATTACGTTGTGAGCTGCCAGAAGAAGTACCTCCTTTAGAGTTCTTTTTCCGGAAGATAAAGACAAACTCAGCACCTAAAGAAAAACGTGTACCTGAACGAAACCAAAATTTTTCTGAAGTGGAATATTATGTTGAAGAGGGAGATAATATTTTACAATTTGATTGCTTTGGCAAGAGACAAGTAAGATCTGGATGGGAAAGCTCACAACATAGCAACAAAACTCTTGTTACAGTCAAGG AACCATTTATAAAGCCCACTCTGATCACTGGGCCCTCCAGTAATGTTACAGAAGGAGACCAAATAGAAATTGAATGCTCAACTGTGGTAGCTCAAATGCGTGACATTGACATCATCCTCCAGAAAAACAGAACAATACTGAACAGTGTACGAGAtaagaaatttttgaaatacTCTACAGTAGCTACTCAAGAGGACAGTGGTGAATACCTGTGTAAGGTGGAGCAAGGAGCAGTGTCTAAAACCACAAAACTGAATGTCTTTGTGTCAG AGTTATTTCCCAAGCCAACATTGTCTGCTTCTATGACAAAGCTGGATGAAAGTAAAGATTTAATTTTGAGTTGCAGCATTAATGGTTTTCGGAGAGCCAACTTCTCTATAGTGCGGAAAGGTTCCCATGAAGACATCCTGTTGAAAAATTCTAGAGTCTTAGCAATGAAAGTTAATGTGAATGATACTGGATCTTACACCTGTAAAGCTGAAATAAAAGGAATAGTCAAGGAGAGCAAACCTGTAAGGATAAATGTTTATG CTCCAGTCTCCAAGCCAACTCTTTCCGTTGTCAGTGGTTCACCGGAGGTGATATTAGGGAAGCCTGTACAATTAATCTGTCATTCAGTGATGGGAACACCACCAATAACATTCACATTCTACAAAGGGGATGAAGTTAGGAAAAATGTAACTAATGACACATATGCTATGTTCTTGGATGAAGATATTGGACTAAATGACAATGGAGGATACAAATGTGATGCTAGAAACAATCACTCCAGTGGTGTGAAAACTAGCAATATTCTAAATGTCACAGTGATAG TACCGATCAGGAATGCCAGTTTGGGCAGTGTTCCGTATGGAGAAGTAGAAGTTGGCAGTGATACTgcttttctctgctctgtgaAAGAAGGATCTTGGCCAATAGACttcaagttttttaaaaaaactgatCATGAGGTTCTTCTACATGAAGTAAGGGAGTATTCAGACAGAACCATATGGCACAAGAAAACAATGAAGCGGAAGGACACAGGGACGTATTATTGCATGGCTTCGAACCGAGCCAGCATGGACGTGAGGAGCCGTCCAATAACCATCCATG TCATCTTAGCAGCTTGGCAGAAAGGAGTCATTGCTGCATTTGTCCTAACAGCCATCGCAGGAGCAGGAGCCATTGCTTTATGGTGGTTTTTGCATAAGAAGAAAAAGG CTAAAGGACCATCCATGGAGATGTCTGG ttctGCCTTGGCTCCAAACTTGACAAGTGAAAAACTAACGAGACAGCCCAGTGATGGAAACTATTATTCAG GATCAGGTTACATTGAAGATAACGAAAATCACATGAAATCAACAGATGAGAGTAAAG GACCTGACCTTGAGAGTGCTGAGGTGGATTACACTGAAGTTGAAGTCTCAACACTTGATCCTCACAGAG atTCTGTGGAAAACAGGCATTCT
- the PECAM1 gene encoding platelet endothelial cell adhesion molecule isoform X14, giving the protein MYLALLVIFLQCSELYAQGKVFTFNRVEIRVQPSVKVKNGAPMSIICHADISKNTDFQLKHNFTIFKDRKLVFMTVSDKEDARYEIPVAKSSDTGDYECTVKADGKLSFSNSIYVWVAGMTKPILTADKREVLEGEVVKLRCELPEEVPPLEFFFRKIKTNSAPKEKRVPERNQNFSEVEYYVEEGDNILQFDCFGKRQVRSGWESSQHSNKTLVTVKEPFIKPTLITGPSSNVTEGDQIEIECSTVVAQMRDIDIILQKNRTILNSVRDKKFLKYSTVATQEDSGEYLCKVEQGAVSKTTKLNVFVSELFPKPTLSASMTKLDESKDLILSCSINGFRRANFSIVRKGSHEDILLKNSRVLAMKVNVNDTGSYTCKAEIKGIVKESKPVRINVYAPVSKPTLSVVSGSPEVILGKPVQLICHSVMGTPPITFTFYKGDEVRKNVTNDTYAMFLDEDIGLNDNGGYKCDARNNHSSGVKTSNILNVTVIVPIRNASLGSVPYGEVEVGSDTAFLCSVKEGSWPIDFKFFKKTDHEVLLHEVREYSDRTIWHKKTMKRKDTGTYYCMASNRASMDVRSRPITIHVILAAWQKGVIAAFVLTAIAGAGAIALWWFLHKKKKAKGPSMEMSGSALAPNLTSEKLTRQPSDGNYYSGSGYIEDNENHMKSTDESKDSVENRHSIRKVFQSMGQ; this is encoded by the exons ATGTATCTTGCTCTTCTGGTGATTTTCTTGCAGT gttcaGAACTTTACGCTCAGGGGAAAG TTTTTACTTTCAACAGAGTTGAAATCAGGGTTCAGCCATCTGTCAAAGTGAAGAATGGAGCTCCGATGTCAATCATCTGCCATGCTGATATTAGCAAAAATACTGATTTCCAGCTGAAGCATAATTTTACAATTTTTAAGGATAGAAAGCTTGTGTTTATGACTGTATCAGACAAAGAAGATGCACGGTATGAAATACCAGTGGCCAAATCTTCAGATACAGGAGACTATGAATGTACTGTGAAAGCAGATGGAAAGTTGAGTTTCAGTAACTCCATCTACGTTTGGGTAGCAG GAATGACCAAGCCAATCCTGACTGCTGACAAAAGAGAAGTTTTAGAGGGTGAAGTTGTGAAATTACGTTGTGAGCTGCCAGAAGAAGTACCTCCTTTAGAGTTCTTTTTCCGGAAGATAAAGACAAACTCAGCACCTAAAGAAAAACGTGTACCTGAACGAAACCAAAATTTTTCTGAAGTGGAATATTATGTTGAAGAGGGAGATAATATTTTACAATTTGATTGCTTTGGCAAGAGACAAGTAAGATCTGGATGGGAAAGCTCACAACATAGCAACAAAACTCTTGTTACAGTCAAGG AACCATTTATAAAGCCCACTCTGATCACTGGGCCCTCCAGTAATGTTACAGAAGGAGACCAAATAGAAATTGAATGCTCAACTGTGGTAGCTCAAATGCGTGACATTGACATCATCCTCCAGAAAAACAGAACAATACTGAACAGTGTACGAGAtaagaaatttttgaaatacTCTACAGTAGCTACTCAAGAGGACAGTGGTGAATACCTGTGTAAGGTGGAGCAAGGAGCAGTGTCTAAAACCACAAAACTGAATGTCTTTGTGTCAG AGTTATTTCCCAAGCCAACATTGTCTGCTTCTATGACAAAGCTGGATGAAAGTAAAGATTTAATTTTGAGTTGCAGCATTAATGGTTTTCGGAGAGCCAACTTCTCTATAGTGCGGAAAGGTTCCCATGAAGACATCCTGTTGAAAAATTCTAGAGTCTTAGCAATGAAAGTTAATGTGAATGATACTGGATCTTACACCTGTAAAGCTGAAATAAAAGGAATAGTCAAGGAGAGCAAACCTGTAAGGATAAATGTTTATG CTCCAGTCTCCAAGCCAACTCTTTCCGTTGTCAGTGGTTCACCGGAGGTGATATTAGGGAAGCCTGTACAATTAATCTGTCATTCAGTGATGGGAACACCACCAATAACATTCACATTCTACAAAGGGGATGAAGTTAGGAAAAATGTAACTAATGACACATATGCTATGTTCTTGGATGAAGATATTGGACTAAATGACAATGGAGGATACAAATGTGATGCTAGAAACAATCACTCCAGTGGTGTGAAAACTAGCAATATTCTAAATGTCACAGTGATAG TACCGATCAGGAATGCCAGTTTGGGCAGTGTTCCGTATGGAGAAGTAGAAGTTGGCAGTGATACTgcttttctctgctctgtgaAAGAAGGATCTTGGCCAATAGACttcaagttttttaaaaaaactgatCATGAGGTTCTTCTACATGAAGTAAGGGAGTATTCAGACAGAACCATATGGCACAAGAAAACAATGAAGCGGAAGGACACAGGGACGTATTATTGCATGGCTTCGAACCGAGCCAGCATGGACGTGAGGAGCCGTCCAATAACCATCCATG TCATCTTAGCAGCTTGGCAGAAAGGAGTCATTGCTGCATTTGTCCTAACAGCCATCGCAGGAGCAGGAGCCATTGCTTTATGGTGGTTTTTGCATAAGAAGAAAAAGG CTAAAGGACCATCCATGGAGATGTCTGG ttctGCCTTGGCTCCAAACTTGACAAGTGAAAAACTAACGAGACAGCCCAGTGATGGAAACTATTATTCAG GATCAGGTTACATTGAAGATAACGAAAATCACATGAAATCAACAGATGAGAGTAAAG atTCTGTGGAAAACAGGCATTCT